A window from Telopea speciosissima isolate NSW1024214 ecotype Mountain lineage chromosome 8, Tspe_v1, whole genome shotgun sequence encodes these proteins:
- the LOC122672188 gene encoding EG45-like domain containing protein: MFKPQQSRGIQWLLLFFSLAELLHFSHGDVGTAAQYDPPYIPTTCYGDDTSQFPENNLFGAAGEGIWDNGASCGRQYLVDCLSAVKKGTCVKGETIQIKIVDRAIDTVSKPSSSGTTIVLSATAFATIANSNASKINIEFQQYVSFRLLLFFFFSQLIKLLIMKPVS; this comes from the exons ATGTTTAAGCCTCAGCAATCTCGTGGTATTCAATGGCTcctactcttcttctccctcgcAGAACTCCTCCATTTCTCTCATGGTGACGTGGGCACTGCAGCCCAATACGATCCCCCATACATAC CAACGACTTGTTACGGTGATGACACGAGCCAGTTCCCGGAGAACAATCTGTTCGGGGCAGCAGGAGAAGGGATTTGGGATAACGGAGCATCTTGTGGGAGACAGTACTTAGTGGATTGCTTGAGTGCGGTGAAGAAGGGAACCTGCGTGAAAGGTGAGACAATTCAGATTAAGATCGTAGACCGTGCGATTGATACAGTCAGCAAGCCCTCCAGTTCTGGCACCACCATCGTCCTCTCTGCCACCGCTTTTGCCACAATTGCGAATTCTAATGCTTCCAAGATTAACATTGAATTCCAACAGTATGTTTCATTTCGTCttctattgtttttctttttttctcagtTAATTAAGTTGTTGATTATGAAACCAGTTAGTTAA